CACCCAAAAGTTAAGAAGAAAGAGTTTCCCAACAATGTTTAGAGTTTCAGCTAAACAACAAAAGACAattattttgacaattttttACACAACTTTTGGGTAGAATTGATTTTGTATACAAAGCAGATATTTAAACAGAGGATGCGTTAAGTATTGATTGCAACTTCATTTTAATACAgaagttataaagaaataaaaaagaagaatgtGAATTTTGCCAAACAACTCAACCTCTTTATATCCCATCTCTTCATAGATTCATTCCTTTGctctttaaaataaatgaaagaaagaaaacccattttttaattttttttttgtatttgtatgGCCGGTgagtaagaagaagaagaaactaaAGTCATTTGAGGCATCGATGACAGCCCATTCAACTTGCTCTCATAGGCCATAACCCtcaaaaaattactaaaaagcaCGCGCGTGGAATGCTCATGAGTTTAGTTTCATCAGAATCTGAAGTAGACGACAAAATAAGACGGTGAAAATGGGTATAGAAGATAAAAGATAAACGATGGAGGGACATACAGTAGAATAAGCTTACAATTGCACGTGCcaagattctatttcttcttgatGGTGCGGTGATGATGGAAGTAGTGAGTAAAACGAAGAGATGGTGCAATGACCAGAAGCAGGGagcaaaggaagaagaagaagaacgaaTGGTGGACGCAGGGGTGGTGTGGAGAGAAAGAAGATGATGAACAATAACTGGGGAAAAAGAAAGAGTCAAAAATGATAATGTGAAAACGCCACATCAGACTCTGTCAGTTGGTTAACAGTTGGGCGACTAAGATGTTTAATTATTGTAATGAcagtgattaaattataaatattttttatttggatgACCAACTAGGTAGTTTATCTAAGTTTTTTCAACAGCTTGTTGCGAAAATTAATGGCTTACTCATTCACTGGAATGCTAAAAGATTCTAATTCATATAACACGATAGAATAATTCATCAAACAATGCGCTGCCACGAAAGATTGGAAGTGTAATTATCAGAGAAAATGCCAGTTTTTCAACCATGAAAGCAAGCTGTTTCATGATATCCATTGCCGTTTGCCACTAACTTGTGGCGGAAGCAGCTTTAAGGTTGGTAAGTTGAAAAAGATAGAACTGGAGGCCCTAGTTCGTTACCGCGACAATATATGCATTCCAAGCATCTTCTTGTTGGAAAGTTTTTACCTCTTCATACTTCACATCTCGCCCGCTGCCGAATCCCTCTGTGCTTCTGTTTTCACTAGTGTCTGGCATCTTCCGAAGCCAGAAATGGACAGATTGAAATCCAGCCTCTTCTAAGCAGTCTCTAATCTCCGGCAATGACCACCTGGACATTTAAGCCACCATGTTATCAAACTGAAAGGAGAAACCTAACAGTAATGTTCCATTATAAACAAGAAAATGCAACAGGAATTTAACAGAACTAACAGCCTCCAACTGTAAGAAAATGCATGGCGAAGTTTCTTCTGCTGCTTTTGAAGATGGAAATGGAGACTAATCCTTGTTTTGCGTTCAATGATGTTGAATTCAGCTTGCTCCCAAGTATACTGCACATATTACCTCAAACGTTATGGAATAAAGATTTTAAACGGGAAAGAAATATTAATTTCTTCTACGCAAGTTAAAACCTTTGACTCACACCTTATTGATGACTTATCACTTTTGCCAAAATGAACATAAACCATATATTGAAATAAGATGAAACTTCACTTATGCCTGACAGAAGTTAAATCCTCTAAACCAGAATATGCCACAGAAagataaaccaaataaacttcaTATGTTATGTACTTTGCATTAACACGGGTGTATGGGCAGAGAGATTATACCGTAAAATTGGGAAATCTCCTTTGAAGTCTTAAGGGCTGCTCGGATGACGTGCCACCGTATAAATCCATCACAAATATACCACCCTTTTTAGACAAGGCTTCAAGAACATGCTTGAAATACAAAACCAGTTCTGCACGTTTATGGAGACAGCAGCAGCTGTAATTAAAAGCACATATAATGTCTCTTGCAGATATTTTGGAATCTGCCTTAACAGACTCTTCATTTGACAAAGTGATAGAACCCTCGTTTATGTTAGGTTCTGTTGCAGTCATCTGAGAATTATAATCACTTTCCTCCAACTGAATGTTCCTTATCAGCTCTTGAGGCTTGAAGCTGACTAATTTTGCCTCATGCGGATTTAATACATTCCCGTGAAAGAGAGATATTCTCGAATACCCATCAGCCCCAACTTTGTTGATGTTGTTCTCCAGGCACCACTGCAATGCCTCGAGATCAAGATCCAATCCAAAAGCTGTCCGCCTTGGATCacttcggagccattctgtactgTTAAACAGTGTAAGTTCTTAGTACTTATTAGTTTGCCCTTTGCAATGTGAATTGCTAAGTATAATATAGAGAAAGTTAAGAGAGTAGACAACATCAGTTTAGACTTGGAACCAATGACCTGATGGATTATCAAATATATCCACAATCGAAATTACCATTTTATTCATTAACTGAAATACATCATCCATATATCGCAACTTCTTAGACAGGGTAAAAGGAGAGTGTGATTTAATTACTGACAACTATATAAAGTAAAGACCTTTGCCGTTGCCTGACATCTGAACATAAACTACATAGAAAGTGACCTGTTTCATTATCATATTTGCTAGCATACATGTTTGATGGCATTCAAGCAATTTAACCATAGATTCAACAAGCCACGAAGCAAGCAACATTTACAAAATCACAACCGAAATCCCAACAACAAAACTAGGAGTGAAATGTATGAAGAATTTGATGGCGGCCTCGACTTATTCACATGCTATCaatttattcgtttaatttgcaGCACTAGCTAAAAAAATGATGCGAATAAGTGGGAACATACCTAAGAAGTGCAGTGCCACAGAAATCTTCTTGAAGATGCAGAGGCAACCTTCCACCCACATACATCAAAAAGAACTTCTGCAAATAGCTTATATCTCCTTTCGGTGACTGCATTCAACACACAATTACTTCCATTAATATATATAGTTATTAATTAACATCAGACAATTAGAAAGAACCCGTCTTTACATTACCTAACACATCGACTTTTAATCAAGAAGCTAATAAAGCAATTAACTGCGGCATTTTTTATACCAAGCTGGCAAGACAAAAATCAAAACTTTGCTTATCTACCCGAACTTCTCTCAGCAACATAAAGGGGAAAAAGATCAAACATTTGGAGGGTGAGGGGTGACTATAACCTGTACAGATTGTTGGTAAAGAATGAATTTTGATGGCATTTCCGGTGATGGGTTTGGgtcatcttcttcttcctcttgttCTGGTTCTTCTTCTTGTTGTTCTTCTTCAGAATCTTGAGATGGTTGTTGAAAACTGGAGCTCTCATCTTCATAATCATCATCGTGTTGGACAGAGTAATAAGAGGCTGCTCCTCTATGAGATGATCTTTGTTGGTGCCTTCGTTTCTTGTCTCGTTTTCCCATTCTTTTCAATTTTTCACCCTTACTTTGCCCGCCGCCAACTAAACAGCTTAAATCCCCGCGCCCTCTCCACTCACCTTTTTCCCCTTGAAGAgcttgaaggaaaaaaaaaaagggctttAGAGACGTTTAAGACTTGTAATAAGGGTTAACTCTATTTAACATCCCCAAATTATCCTTCACATTATAAAGTAGTCTTATCTTCGCtttttccaaaaaatattttttgggggTATAAAAGGGGCTCCAAAAAAAGCCCAAGTACTAATAAGTCGAGACATCCAACTGTATCACGCTCAGTCATAAAAGCACTAACTACTTCATGAGGTGGTTCTTCGAAATAAGCTGTTTCGAAACCAAGACCAATCCCTATGtttgctaaagcatctgccactCCGTTAGCCCCTCGGTTAATGTGTTTGAAGCAAACTTCCCAATCGAGTTGCATCTAAAACCTGATGTGCCTTGTAAGAACTTCATCGTTGGGTTCAGCTACTCGCTGGCAAAGCACCGAAATTAGATCAGCGTTATCACTCTCCACCTGCACCTGATCGTATCCTTTACTGCCTGCAAAAGACAAGCCCTCAAAGACTGCCCAAGCCTCCGCTTGAAACATTGAGCAAAGCTCCCAGCAAAGCCACCAAGCCATTCTCCTTGAGCATTGCGCAACAGCCTCCCTGCAGCAGTC
The sequence above is drawn from the Gossypium hirsutum isolate 1008001.06 chromosome A05, Gossypium_hirsutum_v2.1, whole genome shotgun sequence genome and encodes:
- the LOC121229287 gene encoding uncharacterized protein isoform X1, with the translated sequence MGKRDKKRRHQQRSSHRGAASYYSVQHDDDYEDESSSFQQPSQDSEEEQQEEEPEQEEEEDDPNPSPEMPSKFILYQQSVQSPKGDISYLQKFFLMYVGGRLPLHLQEDFCGTALLSTEWLRSDPRRTAFGLDLDLEALQWCLENNINKVGADGYSRISLFHGNVLNPHEAKLVSFKPQELIRNIQLEESDYNSQMTATEPNINEGSITLSNEESVKADSKISARDIICAFNYSCCCLHKRAELVLYFKHVLEALSKKGGIFVMDLYGGTSSEQPLRLQRRFPNFTYTWEQAEFNIIERKTRISLHFHLQKQQKKLRHAFSYSWRLLVLWSLPEIRDCLEEAGFQSVHFWLRKMPDTSENRSTEGFGSGRDVKYEEVKTFQQEDAWNAYIVAVTN
- the LOC121229287 gene encoding uncharacterized protein isoform X2; protein product: MGKRDKKRRHQQRSSHRGAASYYSVQHDDDYEDESSSFQQPSQDSEEEQQEEEPEQEEEEDDPNPSPEMPSKFILYQQSVQSPKGDISYLQKFFLMYVGGRLPLHLQEDFCGTALLSTEWLRSDPRRTAFGLDLDLEALQWCLENNINKVGADGYSRISLFHGNVLNPHEAKLVSFKPQELIRNIQLEESDYNSQMTATEPNINEGSITLSNEESVKADSKISARDIICAFNYSCCCLHKRAELVLYFKHVLEALSKKGGIFVMDLYGGTSSEQPLRLQRRFPNFTYTWEQAEFNIIERKTRISLHFHLQKQQKKLRHAFSYSWRLWSLPEIRDCLEEAGFQSVHFWLRKMPDTSENRSTEGFGSGRDVKYEEVKTFQQEDAWNAYIVAVTN
- the LOC121229287 gene encoding uncharacterized protein isoform X3, yielding MGKRDKKRRHQQRSSHRGAASYYSVQHDDDYEDESSSFQQPSQDSEEEQQEEEPEQEEEEDDPNPSPEMPSKFILYQQSVQSPKGDISYLQKFFLMYVGGRLPLHLQEDFCGTALLSTEWLRSDPRRTAFGLDLDLEALQWCLENNINKVGADGYSRISLFHGNVLNPHEAKLVSFKPQELIRNIQLEESDYNSQMTATEPNINEGSITLSNEESVKADSKISARDIICAFNYSCCCLHKRAELVLYFKHVLEALSKKGGIFVMDLYGGTSSEQPLRLQRRFPNFTYTWEQAEFNIIERKTRISLHFHLQKQQKKLRHAFSYSWRLLVVIAGD